A part of Capsicum annuum cultivar UCD-10X-F1 chromosome 6, UCD10Xv1.1, whole genome shotgun sequence genomic DNA contains:
- the LOC107873364 gene encoding methylesterase 17 — translation MGEEYFIETEKMKDLQENLEEPSKTHFVLVHGISGGGWCWYKIKSLMEISGYKVTCLDLKGSGIHSADPTTLLSFDDYNDPLINFMSSLPENEQVILVGHSAGGLSVTDATHKFPKKVRLAVYIGATMLRTGFVTEQDVKDGIPDLSEFGAAVDVYDMWFGLGPQQPPTSAVIKTSLQRKIIYQMSPLEDSTLAAMLLRPGPIQALTSARFKEGEDAEEVPRVYIRTAYDRVVKPEQQDAMIKKWPPQHVYTLESDHSPFFSAPLLLFGLLIKAASLGCSAD, via the exons ATGGGAGAAGAATACTTTATAGAAACAGAGAAGATGAAGGACTTGCAAGAGAATTTAGAGGAGCCATCAAAAACCCACTTCGTTTTAGTACATGGAATTAGTGGGGGTGGCTGGTGCTGGTACAAAATCAAGTCTCTTATGGAGATTTCAGGCTACAAAGTGACATGTCTTGACCTTAAGGGTTCTGGAATTCATTCTGCTGATCCCACCACTCTTCTTTCCTTTGATGATTACAATGACCCTCTCATCAATTTCATGTCATCTTTGCCTGAAAATGAACAG GTAATTTTGGTAGGACACAGCGCTGGAGGACTGAGTGTCACAGATGCAACCCACAAATTTCCAAAGAAAGTAAGGCTGGCAGTGTATATTGGAGCAACCATGTTAAGAACTGGATTTGTGACTGAACAAGATGTTAAAGAT GGTATCCCAGATTTATCAGAGTTTGGTGCAGCTGTTGATGTATATGATATGTGGTTCGGATTAGGACCCCAACAACCTCCAACCAGTGCAGTCATTAAGACAAGTTTACAACGCAAAATCATTTACCAAATGAGCCCACTCGAG GATTCAACATTAGCAGCGATGTTGTTGCGTCCTGGCCCAATTCAAGCATTAACAAGTGCTCGATTTAAAGAAGGAGAAGATGCAGAGGAAGTTCCTCGAGTATACATCAGAACAGCATACGATCGAGTGGTGAAGCCAGAGCAACAAGATGCAATGATCAAGAAATGGCCTCCACAGCATGTGTACACTTTGGAAAGTGATCACAGCCCATTCTTCTCTGCTCCACTCTTGTTATTTGGCTTGCTTATTAAGGCTGCTTCTCTTGGGTGCAGTGCTGATTGA